Proteins co-encoded in one Rhopalosiphum maidis isolate BTI-1 chromosome 2, ASM367621v3, whole genome shotgun sequence genomic window:
- the LOC113553097 gene encoding glutaredoxin 3, producing MVTSITSDTEFDALKSNGLSVIHFYADWSEPCQHMNNILADLALEDEFRNIKIAKCLAEDFAEISLKYNVSAVPKFIMFRNGVQVDVLDGADPIQLNKKIQALLTKGEKTDQKVEDINLRLKSLVNSAPVLLFMKGSKSEPKCKFSTAIVNLLNDIGAEFSTFDILQDQVVREKLKIFSNWPTYPQLYINGELIGGLDIVKELKENGELNDLLKLENNKANLNERLKLLTHKADVMAFIKGNKQVARCGFSNQLIQILNQTGIDYETFDILSDEEVRQGLKVYSDWPTYPQVYVKGSLIGGLDIIKELKEGGELIATLKGEI from the exons ATGGTGACTTCTATTACTTCAGACACAGAATTTGACGCCttaaa ATCAAATGGGTTGTCTGTTATACATTTCTATGCCGATTGGTCAGAACCATGCCAGCACATGAACAACATTCTAGCGGATTTAGCTTTAGAAGATGAATTCCgg AACATTAAAATTGCAAAGTGTTTAGCTGAAGATTTTGctgaaatatcattaaaatataatgtatctgCTGTACCAAAGTTTATAATGTTTCGTAATGGTGTTCAAGTTGATGTATTAGATGGTGCTGATCCAatacagttaaataaaaaaatccaagcactg CTGACTAAAGGTGAAAAAACAGATCAAAAGGTGGAAGACATAAATTTGAGACTGAAATCATTGGTAAATTCTGCTCCCGTCTTGCTTTTTATGAAAGGATCAAAATCTGAGCCAAAATGTAAGTTTAGTACAGCAATTGTAAATCTACTTAACGATATTGGTGCCGAATTTAGTACATTTGATATACTACAAGATCAAGTTGTTcgagaaaaattgaaaatattttccaattgGCCAACTTATCCACag CTTTATATTAATGGTGAATTGATTGGAGGATTAGACATTGTGAAAGAATTGAAAGAGAATGGTGAGCTGAACGATCTATTAAAACTAGAGAACAATAAAGCTAACCTCAACGAAAG gCTTAAATTACTTACGCATAAAGCTGATGTTATGGCATTTATTAAAGGCAACAAACAAGTTGCTCGGTGTGGATTTAGTAATCAGttgattcaaatattaaaccaaacagg TATTGATTATGAAACATTTGACATTTTGTCTGATGAAGAAGTTCGACAAGGACTAAAAGTTTATTCTGATTGGCCAACATACCCACAAGTTTACGTAAAAGGATCATTGATTGGAGgtttagatataattaaagaatTGAAAGAAGGCGGAGAGTTAATAGCTACTCTTAAAGGAGAAAtatag
- the LOC113553388 gene encoding uncharacterized protein LOC113553388: MDKDNYTNENDTVDSEQLFFKINNRQVVFKTDKRTVEKLDDEEVLMNYVKAIINSRMLVSNGRNLINYPVNITRTDNLDTSSSFIELEVSTIIQDDGVEELHCALLNDGTLNEIKPSIELKSVIVNQNDAEVSSWNDSLINETYIPDSSMPALKWSTEMTSLLIALRGSLNEEFNSSKYKFKLWELIARRMNSSMPSVKVTAKDCDDKWRNIAATYRKNIERIKYMGDFSVRWEHFSAMDEILRGTDELKIPPSYIEVDKMIDPLNKTSEVDIDVDAENSKEAINTESNDDMDYFFLTSTTNANNEIRLWTQEMILLLFILRRSMADRFDHATKETEKDLLWYELVTKMNKSLGGNADIESYEAESLWNQCVEQYEENLEKLKAEGPQNVKWPYFAIMDQMLGGTIEIPDACHPRPGEDLVPVFMQGIWKQSEVREILNNYKVDVDVNIDEDSDASDESVVETKAGVKWHPELTRKLIHLRSDAENEVKKWIRKPNSIWTVVLKKFRRIGMVLLTEQDLENKWNSLVRAYNRRVAGISKRSKTHWPYFYGIQSVMSSIVENESARSSTLTHDGSKSDQPPEWFISYMKRKEASDSYKHEQLRNMLVDLQHSQMENRRLILSIFKKL, from the exons ATGGACAAGGACAACTATACAAACGAAAATGATACTGTTGATTCTGAACAACTGTTCTTTAAGATTAACAACAGACAAGTTGTGTTTAAAACGGACAAACGAACTGTTGAGAAACTGGATGATG AAGAAGTGTTGATGAACTACGTTAAagctataattaattcaagaaTGTTAGTGTCAAATGGCcgaaatttaatcaattatccAGTGAATATTACAAGAACGGATAATTTGGATACATCTAgttcatttattgaattaGAAGTTTCTACTATTATACAAGATGATGGTGTTGAAGAACTTCATTGTGCTCTTTTAAATGA tgGTAccttaaatgaaattaaaccTTCTATTGAACTTAAATCTGTCATTGTAAATCAAAATGATGCAGAAGTTAGTTCATGGAATGACTCATTGATAAATGAAACTTACATTCCTGATAGTAGTA TGCCAGCTTTAAAATGGTCTACAGAAATGACTTCTTTATTGATTGCTTTGCGTGGAAGTCTTAATGAAGAATTTAactcatcaaaatataaatttaaattatgggaATTGATTGCACGACGGATGAATAGTAGCATGCCCTCAGTAAAAGTAACAGCTAAAGATTGTGATGACAAGTGGAGAAATATAGCAGCTACATAccgtaaaaatattgaaagaaTTAAATACATGGGAGATTTTAGTGTACGATGGGAACATTTTTCTGCTATGGATGAAATTCTTAGGGGTActgatgaattaaaaataccacCATCTTATATTGAAGTAGACAAGATGATTGACCCTTTAAATAAGACTTCTGAAGTTGATATTGATGTTGATGCAgaaaa TTCCAAAGAAGCCATAAATACAGAGTCAAATGATGATATGGATTATTTCTTTTTGACTTCAACAACAAATGCAAACAATG aaatacggTTATGGACTCAAGAAATGATACttcttttgtttatattacgaCGTTCTATGGCTGATCGTTTCGATCATGCAACCAAAGAAACAGAAAAAGATTTATTATGGTATGAATTAgttacaaaaatgaataaaagtcTTGGTGGAAATGCTGACATTGAATCATATGAAGCAGAATCATTATGGAACCAATGTGTAGAACAATATGAAGaaaatttggaaaaattaaaGGCTGAAGGAcctcaaaatgtaaaatggcCCTATTTTGCCATTATGGATCAAATGTTAGGCGGTACAATAGAAATACCAGATGCCTGTCATCCGCGTCCAGGTGAAGATTTGGTGCCTGTTTTTATGCAGGGTATTTGGAAACAGTCTGAAGTACgagaaatattaaacaattacaaaGTTGATGTTGA TGTGAATATTGATGAAGATTCTGATGCCAGTGATGAAAGTGTTGTAGAAACTAAAGCTGGGGTAAAATGGCATCCAGAATTAACTAGGAAGTTAATACATTTACGCTCTGATGCAGAAAATGAAGTGAAAAAATGGATCCGTAAACCAAATTCTATATGGACTGtagttttaaagaaatttcgTCGTATCGGCATGGTTTTGCTGACTGAACAAGATTTAGAGAATAAATGGAATAGTTTAGTAAGAGCATATAATCGAAGAGTGGCTGGTATCAGCAAAAGGTCCAAAACCCATTGGCCGTATTTCTATGGAATACAAAGTGTGATGAGTAGCATTGTTGAAAATGAAAGTGCTCGTTCTTCAACACTCACTCATGATGGCAGTAAGTCAGATCAACCACCTGAATGGTTCATTAGTTACATGAAAAGAAAAGAAGCTAGTGATTCATACAAACATGAACAGTTGAGAAACATGCTAGTTGATTTACAACACAGTCAAATGGAAAATAGAAGATTGATACTTTCTATATTTaagaagttataa